AGCAATATACCGAAGGAATAAACATCACTCTTCTCTGTGAGTTGATATGTTCTGAGGTATTCGGGATCTAAGTAGCCAGCTGTCCCTTTAACCTGAGTCGATACATGTGTCTGACCTGATTCAGCATCCGCTGCTAGCCTTGCAAAACCAAAGTCGGCAACTTTGGCTCGCAGTTTTTCAGTCAGAAGTATATTTGAAGACTTTATATCCCTGTGTATTATAGGGTGATCTGCATCCATACGCATATGTACGCTTTATTCAGTTTAAAACGAAATATACAGGAGTTAATAGTtgggaaagaagaagaagaagaagaaacctgTATAAGTGTGGAGGTAGGTTATGGCGTGTGCTACATCTATAGCGATATCTAAACGAGAGTCAAGACTAAGAACATTGCCATTGAAACCTGAAATTAAAGTGTTAGATAGCTGTGTTGCGAGAATGGAGGAAGATTTGAGTCTAATTAGCTCACATTCTAAGTGTTCACGAAGCGTCCCATTAGGAACGTATTCCACAACAACGATTCTTTCATCTTCATGCTCTAAGTACCCATAACACTTCACCAGATTCAAATGCTCTACCTTTGATAACGCTTGAATTTCACTCTGGAACTCGCCTCCTAGATTCTTATCATACATGCTCTGTACAAAATGAACACCAAAAATCTGAGTAAACCAGAGATAATGAACTGAGGCTGTGTGATTTGAAAATTTAGGGAATGAATGATGAAGAGTTAACCTTTTTGGCACGTTTAACGGCAACGAGGGTTCCATCTGGGAGTTGACCTTTATATACAGTACCGAATCCGCCCTGTCCAACTTTTAGAGTCGGTGAGAAGTTCTTTGTTGCCTTATGGATGTCCGCCATACTGAACTTTACACTTCCGGGCTCTTTCGAGTGTGGTGAATCATTCCGAACTGTATTGTAGATACTACGATGTCGCTTCTTTCCTTCGGTTGAATCTGAAGCCCCCGAAATATCTATTAATTCAAACAAGGTACAGTTAGCTCTGTAGATGTTAGAAATCAAACAATTTGCATAGAAATTAAGTTTGCTAGGTTTTTGACTTTTCTAAGCCAATGCAGGCTTTCCATGGTTGTACCCTTGCATTTTCCAAGGAAAATTTCACAGAGTCATCCATTCAATCTCATTACTTTCAGCGATAATGTTTCGATTTAAGAAATTGTCATGAGCGATGATGAATGACTAAACCGCGTTGTACAGCTTTTATAACAGGAAGTACAAGCGATCATAACATAACGAGTGGTCAGATCTCGTCATTTCGATGCTCAAAAAATGATTTACCTAAATTATCCATTTATGCCCGTGCTTCGTGTTCAACTTAAGACGTAGAGAGAAAGATTAATCAAAATTATTACGATGATTGATCACCTGAGGCTGAACTGAACGCGTCCGAACCACCAAACGCAGAGGAGCTATGTCTGCTATGATGAGGCGTCTCCTCCTCCGGTGGTGTAAAACACGCTACAAAAACTCCGGCGACGGATCTCGCTGCAGTTCTAACTCGGTTCCGGCTCGATGAGGATGTGGATGAGCTGGTAGAATAGGAGCTTGGGGACGGGGAAGGAGGATATTTAACACGCGTGTCGGAGCTATCTTTCCGGCTACCGTACATggtgagaaagagaaagagaaagagagctaTGGCGGGGAGGATAATTAACACGTTCGAAGACTTTGATTTTTATGTAAAGGTGGGTGCGACTAACGTGCGCCTGGGTAAACGCTTACGTAAGGATCCAGCTGGAGATACGCCCCCTCTCATTTATTGCATACCAACGACTTCCATATACAGTTTATCGACAAATATCTTACTTAATGATGGTCATTTTGTTGGATTAAAATGTAATGAAAAGTTGTAAACCAATTCCACAATATATTTGCATTAAATAAAAAACAGTTATTATTTTTGAAAGTGACATAATCTAAGAAAAAAAGATAATTATAACATAAGAGTTTCAAAGAATATCTTTCCTTTTAACATTTTGCTATTTTTTTGGAAACAACTTTcaataaaacaaaaaaactaaCAACAAGCTAGGAAATTACAAAGTATTTAAAGGTTTTGGAGCCAAAGACCCATGAAAACAAAAGTTTATGTTGTCTACTACTCAACCAAAGAAAAGACAATTCTTGTATACTATCCACTATTATGTTCTTCCTAATCAACCAAAGAAAAGACTGTTCTTGTATACTATCCATTATCATCTTCTTCCTAATGTTTTTAGAGTCGTGAAGCACATCATTCCGAAATTTCCAAATGACCCAAAGGTCTGTAAATACTATCCCTTCCACTACCTTTCGTTTCTTATTGTTTATTTTCAACTCTTCTACGATCTCTAAAAGGTCACTTGGATCACAAAAATTACCCACTTTAATATCAAGCAATCTAAAAATCGACTTCCACATTTTTTTAGCCACTTCAGACCGACTAAAAAGACATACCATAGTTTCGTCTTCCCACTCACAAATAGGGCATCGCACATTGGAAATCATCACCCATCTCTTTTCCAATTTCACCGTAGTTGGAAGTTGCCCCAACAACATCCTCCAAACAAAAATATTTACCTTCATCGGCATCAAGTTACACCATCGAGTCTCTAAACTATTAACCGAGAAAGAACCCTATCATCTATCCATTTCCTAGTGCTCGCAATAGAGAAAACACCATTGAAATCCATGCTCCATAACCATTTATCCGTTTCTTTCCCACAACGAAAATCACCTAGAAAAGTTACTAGATCAACAAAAGGTATAAGTTGTTTCCAACAACAACAAGAGAGACTTCATTTCTGGGGAAGAACATTAAGTCTTCCGAATAGCAAcctataaaaagaaaaaaaattgaaacctTGAAATGATGAGTTAGGTTAAGAATCTCTTTTCCGCATTAAGTGGTAGTAAATATAGTCATTCAAATCTCCCTGTTAGAAAACATCAGCGGTTTCGACATTGGTAAGCATTCCTTTAGCAAGCCCCgtagcatttccgaagaaaattatttttaatcgttttaaaacatttgggatgtcatcgtcaatacagaaacataagcataaacagaacttacattcattatcactagtgattttatatctccttaatctctcagtgtaatgtgacttcatatcaacacctgtgatataaataaactgagtgggtcaggttaggaaacctggtgagtacatagggatttcaatcccacaatgttatatcatatatataatttagaactcacaaaatatacaatttcaccatatatataagcaaCTCTCACCCTACTCCGTTAATCCTTACAacaagactatccatactctcggaccttaaattttaccccatactctcggatctaattcATGCTCTTAgatcaataattgtgcccattCTATATTCTCGGATTAGGGACAAGTGTCTATGTGTAAATCCATACTGCCGGATTAACGACGAataactatgtcctatccatactcccagattgaGGACGACTGACTATGTTCCATACTCCTGCAATAAGGACAactactatgtcttaatccatactcctggattaatgacagttgactatgtccaatccatactctcggactagggacaatgattgtgtctaatccatgctcccggatcaatgacatatactaaagttctattctctaagtataactcacttgtactcgtaagaaaatactacccaatattcctcataattaatttaggtttactctttatcctaaatcatcatatataatcaggtatgctctttaacacgtatttcatgcaacatcaattaactcgcacataaacatatcattaattcttcaatcaatacttgtattaaaatcatgttcatgaaagggactatgcattcacttgagaaggtggtgactcggcactcgaacaacacttcgttactctcaaCACAGTTTTCCTCGGACAAAACAATGGGTTTTCtcgaaaatcgggcttcgctggagcaacgttcccgagccgaaaggctcttttctcggggcttcgggagccttggggcttcctccgggtgctagggggtttgcctagactttagggggggggggttagggaggctagagagagaaagtagagagataaAGTGGAAGAggaaggtgtgagaatgaatggaacccgacatctctatttataggctgagttcctgatggactcgccaagtaggttcattgactcgccgattcggtgccacgtgtcatcacctgatggcttttcttggggagaaagtcttggcccatattcagccacatcaccccttttgcagcagcaccccgctgacttctaaaccccgtaacttttgcatacgagctccgttttcgacgttcttttttccacgcataggtaaaaacaagatctacaacttttatttagactccatcggctaattctcgaccgatcttaaatttaacagcaggaggagattatactgttaaatgtccgcgtaaaattcatcaCTTCTATATACagactccattttcgtctgtctttttattgttgagctcctattaatgagatcttcaactctcatttaggtcgcgtaggccaaaaactactcgaactaaaattcgagtttcgggccgtgcactgatatgtcaaatcttagaaaattcataacttcctcatacgaagtaagatttggacgttctttttttttttgtatgttctcggtttaacgtatactacaacttttgtttagatcactaaggctaaaaattcctctatcgtaaattcactatttacgtctctcgGTGTCGTGCCAGTTTTGTCGTATAACtttgacgggccataacttcttcgttataactcggatttcggaattctttatatgtacaaaacccttgagacatattctacaacttggttaagattatttattctaaataatctttttttgaAAAGTCATTTCCGACACTtaattgcctctaaattgactagcccgaatctacgggcgttacatttacCATCATTAAGATACCGAAACTCGGATCTTATTGATGCCAATAATCAAGATGGTAATTCAAATAATTGGATTAGAAAAGACTTTGATAACCAAGTAAGATTAGCAATATTTACTTCTTTAGCATTTTGTCCAAATTTTGAAAGGTGAATAACTCACTCAATTTAAGTTGTATTGACCTGAATATTTTTCCTACATGTTTTTTAGATTTTGTAGataattttagactataaaaacgcttgattttttttttaaattgaatgagttacaagcctCGCAAGGAAGCATATCAAATTAGAATTTTTTTTCAGCATTAAATCACATTCTGAATTTTTTGATAAATGTGCATAACTTACTCAATTTAAGTTGTATTGACCATAATCTCTTTCCTACGTGTTTTTTaggttttgtatataagtttagactataaaaatgttttattttgttaaaaattgaatgggttacaagccccgcaaggaagcatatcaaataaaataaaaaaatgtttcaGCAATAAATCGCATTATGACGTTTTTGTTAAAATGTGCATAACTCACTCAATTTAAGTTTTATTGACCTGATTCTTTTTCCTACATGTTTTATAGGTTTTGTAGatattttagactataaaaacacttgatttggttaaaaattgaaagagttacaAGCCCCGCAAAGAAGCATATCAAATCGTAATTTTTTTTCTGTTTCAGCAATTAAACATAATATGACTTTTTTGTTCAAATATGCATAACTCACTCATTTTAAGTTTTATTGACCTGGTTTTTTTCCTACATGTTTTTTAGGTTTTGTAGctaattttagactataaaaacaattgatttggttaaaaatgaATGACTTACAAAGCCCACAAGAAAGCATATCAAATCTTACTTTTCTTGTTTTAGTAACAATTTAACAATGTACtaattatatgttttattttaagAATATAGGGTTATGGAGAAGATTCAGGAGAAGATTATATAAAAGAAACACCAGCATGGCATGTTATAACAAGTGATGAATTAGACCAAGAAGAGGATCCCCAAGAACAACAACCATCAAAAGAAAGAAAATTTGCAACTCCACAAAAACGAAGAAACCAAAAAAAGCAACACCAACAAAAAAACCACCACTACCAAAAAAGCAAACACTACAAAAGTACCCAACAAAGTCAAAACCTAAGAACAAAACAAATGACTTAAAAGGAGTTAAAGGACCGGATTAACCCAACCAGACGAGGTGAGGGTAGAGATAATTGTACCGCTCCTCTTTGGGATTACTTCGAGATATAATGGGTAAAGGAGGAAGATGGAATTTAAAGAAAGTGTGTCAAATGTAATTGTTGCTTAAAATTACGAGTCGCAGATGCAAACCGGAATGGGATAACTTcaacaaaaaaacattttaatggTTGCAAGTTAAATCCAGACAACAAACCGAATGAAGATGATGACAAACAACAAAAGTTATCATTTACGAAAGCTCCTAATGGTGAGGGTCATGTATACATATGGAAACATGATGATACGATGATCCAACTTGCCTTACTAGGGCTTTTCACCATCGTGGAACTACCCTTTAAATTCATTGAAAACGAGGTCTTCATTGAATTTGTAAACACCCTCAATGGTTGGGTAAAATTGCCTTCAAGGCATAAAATTTCTCGTGATGTTGTGTCCTTCTATAACGGAGAGGTAGAAGTTGCACAAACAGTTAAGCAACCCCAAAACAACTATCCACTTGACAACTAACACGTGAACATCCTCGTGTTAACAGATAAATTTTATGGTTGTCACGACCTACTCAATTACCGAAGATTTTGTCATACACAAAAGGGTAGTCAACTTTAGAGAGGTTGATACTCACAAAGCTGAAGACATGGCCCAAGAGTTGCTAATTTTCATAAACAAGTGGGGCATGAAGAATGTCATGACGATGACCGTTGACGCGACAATCAACATCATTGTGAAAGAACTTTCGGGTATTTACGAGAATGGAATACATTTTCACATTAGGTTTATGGCTCATATCATAAACCTAGTTGTGAAAACGGGGTTAAAACATACAGGATGCGGTGAAATACATTAGAGCCTCCCCGCAAAAGATCAAGATCTTTAAACAAGCCATGAAGGATGCGGCTGTAGAAACTCAAAGATTTTTGTGTGGTGAAACCCCAACACGGTGGAACTCTACCTTTTGAATTGCTAAGATCAGCATACGATGTGAAAGATGCTTTTCTCGTATATAGCCATCATGATAAATAAAACCAAATCCGTTTCAACACTAAAAATTAGCAATATTTACAAATTTAGCATTTTGTCCAAATTTTGAAAGTTGCATAACTCACTCAATTTAAGTTGTAttgacctgaatctttttcctacatgttGTTTAGGTTTTGTAGATaattttttactataaaaatgcttgatttgtttaaaaattgaatgagttacatgTCTTAGAATATAGCATACCAAATCTATTTTTTTCCAGCAACATATATGAAACTTTGATTGTATTTTCTTTGTTCTTTTTTATAGATCCAATGTTTTAGAAAAGTGTGGAAAGGATACCGTCACATTCAGAATTTGAGATGATTAAAAAGATGATGGAGTTCCTTGAAAAGTTTAAGAATAAAACTGAAAAAGTTTCGTGTTCATCAAAGCTTATCTTCCATATGTATACCGGGAGATCCTAGACATAGAGCAACATCTTAGGAAACATGAAACCAACCCATATTTTTTGTTTATGGTACCGGATATGAAAGAAAAATATGACAAATATTGGGGTGACTATGACAATATAAGTGATTATGTCTTCTTTGCGGCATTATGCAAGTCAAAGTTTATGAAAATTGTTTTTATCCAAATGCATAAAGCCAAGAACAAAGATAATAAGATTTCTGTTGATGAGAAAGAATCGAAAGCACATGCAAAGGTTATTGATATCAAATGCAAATTGGAcaagtttttcaatacatacttGGAAAGACCAAACATGACCTCGTCGTCTCAACAAGAAACTCCTGAAGAAGTTGTTAATTTTGATGATGAAAATGAATTCTTTGGAAGCTATATGAACTCGGGAAGTGTCCCATTGACTTCGTCGGAAAGTCAATTGCAACGATACTTAAATGAGGACCCAATCAGATTTGACAAAGGATATGATATCCTCACATGGTGCAAAACTAACGCGGTGCGGTTCCCGATCGTTGCTCGAATGGCAAGAGGTATCGACCTTCTTTTACTTcaatttttcatatttattttataaattcatGTCGTGTATTATACACTAATTTGTTTGTTAATAGATATTTTGGGGATGCAAATTTCTACCATAACATCCAAATCCACATTCACTAACGGTCGTCAAGTAATTACCAACTATCGTACTAATTTGTCCGTTGTGATTGTGGAGGCATTGATATGCACTCAAAATTGGATAAGAAAGAGTAGCTTTCCTATATATGACTATGACGAAGTGCACGGTGTGTTAGTTGGCGATGACCTCGCTATTAGTAATACAAGAATACTTGTTACATTTTATTTTTAACGTCTTATTAGTAATTGTTACATTTTATTAAGTAATAACGTTTTTCTTTTGTGTTATATATAGACATTGTGGATGCCATACACAACTTGAAGCTAACAGGGAAGAGATAAGATAATTAGTCAAAATGTCAAATAGATGTTGGAATCCACATATTAGAGTTTTTTTTGGGGGAAACTTGAAAGTATATTTTGAATGTTGGATAGTTAATGATGGGTAGTTAGTGATCAGGAAATTATGACAGTTATGTTCTAGTTAAGAGTTGGTAGTTTTTGGGTACTTTGGTTAATATCAACAAAATGATGTAATGGTTGTTTGAAAGAGAGAAATTgacttattttttataatatcaaACTTGTAGTTTTTCATATATTGTTTGGCAATCACTTGTTTATATAGATTACATTAATAAGTTAGTGCATGTTCCTACGAATCTAATAGCAGTTACATTCAAAAATTAGAGTATGTTTCTAAAATAATAATACATCCAACACTTGACAAGGTTTCAAGACCCGACAAGAACTGGCAAAAACCGAAACTGTAATCAAAATATTTCTCAAAATACGTTGCTATTTCTCGAGGACCGATTCCAACGTCGAATACCCGACAAAAACTAAAACTGGTAGAATCGACGGTCCGGTTCGTTTCTTAATTTCGTCCAACTTCGGCTCCTAGGTCGGGTCCGGTTCTAGTCGGATCGGTTCCTTTGCTCATCTCTATTCCCAACTGTAGGCCTTGCATCTAGCAACTACTGAACATCTCAGCAGAAGCCCAATGGATCAATTTTGGTCCTCCGGTCATTAGGGGTTTTAGGCTTAGTTTAGTTAGGCTTGTATATAAAGGGCAAAATGGTATTTTTCCCTCATCATCATGAATAATGGACTAGATCATGGGTTTAGGCTAAACCCTAATTATTGATTGGGTTTGTTTCTGGTTTTAGTTTAGTGTGAGAAGCATTGTTCGTAGTGGATCGAGTGTTGTTTCAGTTATCATcagttgaggtgagtcttctcattgtaCTATGGGCTGAAGGAACCAATGTCGACCTATTGGCTTATGTATTATAAGAAGACCATGGGGTGACCcttggcatttgtatgaaagacctgaAGGTAGCTCCTGAAAAAtttgtatgcaagaccagagttTGGACCCTGGAAAATAT
The genomic region above belongs to Lactuca sativa cultivar Salinas chromosome 4, Lsat_Salinas_v11, whole genome shotgun sequence and contains:
- the LOC111878519 gene encoding calmodulin-binding receptor-like cytoplasmic kinase 2, which translates into the protein MYGSRKDSSDTRVKYPPSPSPSSYSTSSSTSSSSRNRVRTAARSVAGVFVACFTPPEEETPHHSRHSSSAFGGSDAFSSASDISGASDSTEGKKRHRSIYNTVRNDSPHSKEPGSVKFSMADIHKATKNFSPTLKVGQGGFGTVYKGQLPDGTLVAVKRAKKSMYDKNLGGEFQSEIQALSKVEHLNLVKCYGYLEHEDERIVVVEYVPNGTLREHLECFNGNVLSLDSRLDIAIDVAHAITYLHTYTDHPIIHRDIKSSNILLTEKLRAKVADFGFARLAADAESGQTHVSTQVKGTAGYLDPEYLRTYQLTEKSDVYSFGILLVELVTGRRPIEPKQELDQRITARWAMKRYADGVAISVLDPRLEKSDANGVALDKILELALQCVAAHRRNRPTMRRCAEVLWNVRKEYKQLLV